From the Streptomyces nigrescens genome, one window contains:
- the meaB gene encoding methylmalonyl Co-A mutase-associated GTPase MeaB, translating to MPATIDVERYAEGVRAGSRAWIARAVTLVESTRPDHRAAAQRLLIELLPYSGSARRVGISGVPGVGKSTFIDALGTLLTGMGHRVAVLAVDPSSSRTGGSILGDKTRMERLATDPAAFVRPSPTSGTLGGVARATRESIVVMEAAGYDVILVETVGVGQSETTVAGMVDTFLLLTLARTGDQLQGIKKGVLELADLVSVNKADGPHERDARSAARELAGALRLLQPPDAAWTPPVLTCSAREGTGLKGVWERIEQHRTLLESTGALAERRRTQQVDWTWSMVRERLIDRLQEHPEVRRLGPEVERAVRDGEITATLAAERLLTAFGLADRAPGEA from the coding sequence ATGCCTGCGACGATCGATGTCGAACGGTACGCCGAGGGTGTCCGGGCGGGTTCCCGTGCCTGGATCGCCCGCGCCGTCACCCTGGTCGAGTCCACCCGCCCGGACCACCGGGCGGCGGCCCAGCGGCTGCTGATCGAGCTGCTGCCGTACTCCGGCTCGGCCCGCAGAGTGGGCATCAGCGGGGTGCCGGGTGTCGGCAAGTCGACCTTCATCGACGCGCTCGGCACACTGCTGACCGGGATGGGGCACCGGGTGGCGGTGCTCGCCGTCGACCCGTCCTCCAGCCGTACGGGCGGCTCCATCCTGGGCGACAAGACCAGGATGGAGCGGCTGGCGACCGACCCGGCGGCGTTCGTCCGGCCCTCCCCTACGTCCGGCACGCTGGGCGGGGTGGCACGGGCCACCCGGGAGTCCATCGTGGTGATGGAGGCGGCGGGCTATGACGTGATCCTGGTGGAGACGGTCGGCGTCGGCCAGTCCGAGACCACCGTCGCGGGCATGGTCGACACCTTTCTGCTGCTGACCCTGGCGCGCACCGGCGACCAGCTCCAGGGCATCAAGAAGGGCGTGCTGGAGCTGGCGGACCTGGTCTCCGTCAACAAGGCCGACGGCCCGCACGAGCGCGACGCCCGCTCCGCGGCCCGCGAACTGGCCGGTGCGCTACGGCTGTTGCAGCCGCCGGACGCGGCCTGGACCCCGCCCGTGCTGACCTGCAGCGCCCGCGAGGGCACCGGTCTGAAGGGCGTCTGGGAGCGGATCGAGCAGCACCGCACCCTGCTGGAGTCCACGGGGGCGCTGGCCGAGCGGCGCCGTACCCAGCAGGTCGACTGGACCTGGTCGATGGTGCGCGAGCGGCTGATCGACCGCCTCCAGGAGCACCCCGAGGTGCGCCGGCTGGGTCCGGAGGTCGAACGCGCGGTGCGCGACGGCGAGATCACCGCGACACTGGCCGCCGAACGCCTGCTGACGGCCTTCGGCCTGGCGGACCGGGCGCCGGGAGAGGCGTAG
- the scpA gene encoding methylmalonyl-CoA mutase produces the protein MEETTQQTGAVGGPPHGSSAPEGAIPDFSTVELGGPATTDAAGGAGEWAAAVQQATGKGVADLTWETPEGIDVKPLYTEADLDGLDFLGTYPGITPYLRGPYPTMYVNQPWTIRQYAGFSTAEESNAFYRRNLAAGQKGLSVAFDLPTHRGYDSDHPRVTGDVGMAGVAIDSIYDMRQLFEGIPLDKMTVSMTMNGAVLPVLALYIVAAEEQGVPPEKLAGTIQNDILKEFMVRNTYIYPPQPSMRIISDIFAYTSQKMPRYNSISISGYHIQEAGATADLELAYTLADGVEYLRAGIAAGMDVDSFAPRLSFFWAIGMNFFMEIAKLRAARLLWARLVQRFEPKNPKSLSLRTHSQTSGWSLTAQDVFNNVTRTCVEAMAATQGHTQSLHTNALDEALALPTDFSARIARNTQLFLQQESGTCRVIDPWGGSAYVEKLTHDLAQRAWQHIEEVEAAGGMAKAIDAGIPKLRVEEAAARTQARIDSGRQALIGVNKYRVETDEEIEVLKVDNSSVRAQQIEKLKRLRAERDEDACRTALEALTAAAKSGAGEGLEGNLLALAVDAARAMATVGEISDALESVYGRHSGQIRTISGVYRDEAGPSSGVERTRALVAEFERAEGRRPRILVAKMGQDGHDRGQKVIATAFADLGFDVDVGPLFQTPAEVARQAVEADVHIVGVSSLAAGHLTLVPALKEALAAEDREDITIVVGGVIPPQDVQPLRDMGAAAVFLPGTVIPEAAHDLVRDLASVLGHEL, from the coding sequence ATGGAGGAGACGACGCAGCAGACGGGCGCCGTCGGCGGGCCGCCGCACGGTTCCTCGGCGCCCGAGGGCGCCATCCCGGACTTCAGCACGGTCGAACTCGGGGGCCCGGCCACCACGGACGCCGCCGGCGGGGCCGGGGAGTGGGCCGCGGCCGTACAGCAGGCCACCGGCAAGGGCGTGGCGGATCTGACGTGGGAGACGCCGGAAGGCATCGACGTCAAGCCGCTGTACACCGAGGCGGACCTCGACGGTCTGGACTTCCTGGGGACCTACCCGGGCATCACGCCGTATCTGCGCGGCCCGTACCCGACGATGTACGTCAACCAGCCCTGGACGATCCGGCAGTACGCGGGCTTCTCCACCGCCGAGGAGTCCAACGCCTTCTACCGGCGCAATCTCGCCGCCGGCCAGAAGGGCCTGTCGGTCGCCTTCGACCTGCCCACGCACCGCGGCTACGACAGCGACCACCCCCGGGTGACCGGCGATGTCGGCATGGCGGGCGTCGCGATCGACTCGATCTATGACATGCGGCAGCTCTTCGAGGGCATCCCGCTGGACAAGATGACCGTGTCGATGACGATGAACGGCGCGGTGCTTCCGGTGCTGGCGCTCTACATCGTGGCCGCGGAGGAACAGGGCGTACCGCCCGAGAAGCTGGCCGGGACCATCCAGAACGACATCCTCAAGGAGTTCATGGTCCGCAACACCTACATCTATCCGCCGCAGCCCTCGATGCGGATCATCTCCGACATCTTCGCGTACACCTCGCAGAAGATGCCGCGCTACAACTCCATCTCGATCTCCGGCTATCACATCCAGGAAGCGGGCGCGACGGCCGACCTGGAGCTGGCGTACACCCTGGCCGACGGGGTGGAGTACCTGCGCGCGGGCATCGCGGCGGGCATGGACGTGGACTCCTTCGCCCCGCGCCTCTCCTTCTTCTGGGCGATCGGCATGAACTTCTTCATGGAGATCGCCAAGCTGCGCGCGGCCCGGCTGCTGTGGGCGCGCCTGGTGCAGCGCTTCGAGCCGAAGAACCCCAAGTCCCTCTCGCTGCGCACCCATTCGCAGACCTCGGGCTGGTCGCTGACCGCGCAGGACGTGTTCAACAACGTCACGCGGACGTGTGTGGAGGCGATGGCCGCCACCCAGGGGCACACCCAGTCCCTGCACACCAACGCCCTCGACGAGGCCCTCGCGCTGCCCACCGACTTCTCCGCCCGTATCGCCCGCAACACCCAGCTGTTCCTGCAGCAGGAGTCGGGCACCTGCCGGGTCATCGACCCGTGGGGCGGCAGTGCGTACGTCGAGAAGCTCACCCACGATCTGGCGCAGCGGGCCTGGCAGCACATCGAGGAGGTCGAGGCGGCCGGCGGGATGGCCAAGGCCATCGACGCGGGCATCCCCAAGCTGCGGGTGGAGGAGGCCGCGGCCCGTACCCAGGCGCGGATCGACTCGGGGCGGCAGGCGCTGATCGGCGTCAACAAGTACCGGGTGGAGACCGACGAGGAGATCGAGGTCCTCAAGGTCGACAACTCCTCGGTGCGCGCCCAGCAGATCGAGAAGCTCAAGCGGCTGCGCGCCGAGCGCGACGAGGACGCCTGCCGGACGGCGCTGGAGGCGCTGACCGCGGCGGCCAAGTCCGGTGCCGGTGAGGGGCTGGAGGGCAATCTGCTGGCGCTGGCGGTGGACGCGGCCCGCGCCATGGCGACCGTCGGTGAGATCTCGGACGCACTGGAGTCGGTCTACGGGCGGCACTCCGGCCAGATCCGTACGATCTCCGGTGTGTACCGAGACGAAGCGGGCCCCTCCTCCGGTGTGGAGCGCACCCGGGCGCTGGTGGCCGAGTTCGAGCGCGCCGAGGGCCGCCGGCCGCGCATCCTGGTGGCCAAGATGGGCCAGGACGGCCATGACCGTGGCCAGAAGGTGATCGCCACGGCCTTTGCCGACCTGGGCTTCGACGTGGATGTCGGCCCGCTGTTCCAGACGCCGGCCGAGGTGGCCCGCCAGGCGGTGGAGGCGGACGTCCATATCGTCGGGGTGTCCTCGCTGGCCGCCGGTCACCTCACCTTGGTGCCCGCGCTGAAGGAGGCGCTGGCGGCGGAGGACCGCGAGGACATCACGATCGTGGTGGGCGGGGTGATCCCGCCGCAGGATGTGCAGCCGCTGCGGGACATGGGCGCCGCCGCGGTCTTCCTGCCCGGCACGGTCATCCCCGAGGCCGCCCACGATCTGGTGCGGGACCTGGCGTCGGTCCTCGGCCACGAGCTCTGA
- the mutA gene encoding methylmalonyl-CoA mutase small subunit, translating to MTAESPELPLAAAFPDADRAQWQRLVEGVLRKSGVAEATGAAAEDTLATDLQDGIRVRPLYTAEDGTAAPGHPGFPPFVRAGRPEGTTVAGWDVRQRHVHTDPRRANESVLADLENGVTSVWLTVGDGGVPVAGLEQALQGVYLDLAAVVLDAGADFAAAAEELLRLYTASGAPVREAAGCLGADPLGLLARTGDDAKLRVQLESAARMAARCSAEAPGVRALAVDALAYHEAGGSAAEELGTSLATGVAYLRQLTDSGLGIDDACRQLEFRYAATADQFLTIAKLRAARRLWARVAEVCGASPAASAQRQHAVTSTVMMTRRDPWVNMLRTTVAGLSAGVGGADAVTVLPFDAALGLPDAFARRIARNTQSVLLEESHLSKVIDPAGGSWYVESLTDELARAAWAWFQEIEGAGGQAAALRSGMIAGRLAETWERRTEDLAHRREPITGVSEFPHLAEPPVNREPAPAPIGGGLPRVRRDDTFERLRSRSDAHLAASGARPKVFLAALGPVATHTARVAFAANLFQAGGIETVAEPAPVDAESVAEAFARSGARIACLCAGDAVYGEQGAAVAAALKSAGALRVHLAGKPRGQRDELVAAGVDSFVFTGCDAVEVLSSALDVMEVA from the coding sequence ATGACCGCCGAGTCCCCCGAACTCCCCCTGGCCGCAGCCTTCCCGGATGCCGACCGCGCACAGTGGCAGCGCCTCGTCGAAGGCGTGCTGCGCAAATCGGGCGTCGCAGAGGCAACGGGCGCCGCCGCCGAGGACACGCTCGCCACCGATCTCCAGGACGGCATCCGCGTCCGCCCGCTCTACACCGCCGAGGACGGTACGGCCGCCCCGGGCCACCCGGGCTTCCCGCCGTTCGTACGGGCCGGCCGGCCCGAGGGCACGACCGTCGCCGGGTGGGACGTACGCCAGCGCCATGTCCACACCGATCCGCGGCGCGCCAATGAATCGGTCCTGGCCGATCTGGAGAACGGCGTCACCTCGGTCTGGCTGACCGTCGGCGACGGCGGGGTGCCGGTGGCCGGTCTGGAGCAGGCGCTGCAGGGGGTCTATCTGGACCTGGCCGCGGTGGTGCTGGACGCGGGTGCCGATTTCGCGGCGGCCGCCGAGGAGTTGCTGCGGCTGTACACCGCGTCCGGTGCGCCGGTGCGCGAGGCCGCCGGCTGCCTGGGCGCCGACCCGCTCGGTCTGCTGGCCCGTACGGGCGACGACGCCAAGCTGCGCGTCCAGTTGGAGTCGGCCGCCCGGATGGCCGCGCGCTGCTCCGCCGAGGCACCCGGTGTGCGGGCACTGGCCGTCGATGCGCTGGCCTACCACGAGGCGGGCGGTTCCGCCGCCGAGGAGCTGGGCACCTCGCTGGCCACCGGCGTCGCCTATCTGCGGCAGCTGACGGATTCCGGCCTCGGCATCGACGACGCCTGCCGGCAGCTGGAGTTCCGCTATGCCGCCACCGCCGACCAGTTCCTGACGATCGCCAAGCTACGCGCGGCCCGCCGGCTGTGGGCGCGGGTCGCCGAGGTGTGCGGGGCCTCCCCCGCCGCGTCCGCGCAGCGCCAGCACGCCGTCACCTCCACGGTGATGATGACCCGTCGGGACCCGTGGGTGAACATGCTGCGCACCACGGTCGCCGGGCTGTCCGCGGGAGTGGGCGGCGCCGACGCGGTGACGGTGCTGCCGTTCGACGCCGCCCTGGGCCTGCCCGACGCGTTCGCCCGCCGGATCGCCCGGAACACCCAGTCCGTGCTGCTGGAGGAGTCGCATCTGTCGAAGGTCATCGACCCGGCGGGCGGCTCCTGGTACGTGGAGAGCCTCACCGATGAACTGGCCCGTGCGGCCTGGGCGTGGTTCCAGGAGATCGAGGGGGCCGGCGGCCAGGCCGCGGCACTGCGCTCCGGGATGATCGCCGGCCGGCTGGCCGAGACCTGGGAGCGCCGTACCGAGGACCTCGCCCACCGGCGCGAACCGATCACCGGGGTCAGCGAGTTCCCGCACCTCGCCGAGCCGCCGGTGAACCGCGAGCCGGCGCCCGCGCCGATCGGCGGCGGGCTGCCGCGGGTGCGCAGGGACGATACGTTCGAGCGGCTGCGGTCGCGCTCCGATGCCCATCTGGCGGCGAGCGGCGCCCGCCCCAAGGTCTTCCTGGCCGCGCTGGGCCCGGTCGCGACACACACCGCGCGGGTGGCGTTCGCCGCCAATCTGTTCCAGGCGGGCGGCATCGAGACGGTCGCCGAACCCGCGCCGGTGGATGCGGAGTCGGTGGCCGAGGCGTTCGCCCGCAGTGGCGCGCGGATCGCCTGTCTGTGCGCGGGCGACGCGGTGTACGGCGAGCAGGGGGCGGCCGTGGCGGCCGCGCTGAAGTCGGCGGGGGCGCTGCGGGTGCACCTGGCCGGCAAGCCGCGCGGGCAGCGGGACGAATTGGTAGCGGCCGGTGTGGACTCCTTCGTCTTCACGGGCTGCGACGCGGTCGAGGTGCTGTCCTCGGCCCTGGATGTCATGGAGGTGGCGTGA
- a CDS encoding DUF4185 domain-containing protein, with the protein MPKAPLTRTVTAATLLLAVAALLWALPRAGAPGRAADCTGRRIASWSADSRHTAEFARYGNDNTRTDDWTGGDGTHSVRLPDGRTLWLFSDTFLDRVQAPPNPQGENRRWRTADTGGTPFLRHNSAVVMSRSGRLERTLTGGTAAAPGPFFPDPPGGGWRWPVRASVEPRSPGSPEKVVRVLLWNRAPGTGPWIFGVPRGTEVATLSLPGLRLEGITPAVGPSSADPGRRVLYGAAAVRDGGWTYVFGSDDPPSSPASSAYLARVPAGRLGDRGSWRFWDGAHWQRRAGRAAPVLRDGGRRGVGSAFTVVRDGPAWVLITMDTGGGGAAGMRSLTSYWSCSPHGPWHGPNGRLTPPRPPAADPQYVAAYNPQAHPEFTADGALVLSYDINWLGPPGVPADPRLNGDVDLYRPRFLRIRMGPAGR; encoded by the coding sequence ATGCCCAAGGCGCCGCTGACCCGCACCGTGACCGCCGCCACGCTGCTGCTGGCCGTCGCCGCGCTCCTCTGGGCCCTTCCACGGGCCGGCGCCCCCGGCCGCGCCGCGGACTGCACCGGACGCCGGATCGCCTCCTGGTCCGCCGATTCCCGGCATACCGCGGAATTCGCCCGTTACGGCAATGACAACACCCGGACGGACGACTGGACCGGCGGCGACGGCACCCACTCGGTGCGGCTCCCCGACGGCCGGACGCTCTGGCTCTTCTCCGACACCTTCCTCGACCGCGTCCAGGCGCCGCCCAACCCGCAAGGGGAGAACCGCCGTTGGCGCACCGCCGACACCGGCGGCACCCCGTTCCTGCGGCACAACTCCGCCGTGGTGATGTCCCGTTCGGGCCGCCTGGAGCGCACCCTGACCGGCGGCACCGCGGCCGCCCCCGGACCGTTCTTCCCCGACCCGCCCGGCGGCGGCTGGCGCTGGCCGGTCCGCGCGAGCGTGGAGCCCCGCAGCCCGGGATCGCCCGAAAAAGTGGTCCGTGTCCTGCTGTGGAACCGCGCCCCCGGCACCGGACCGTGGATCTTCGGCGTGCCGCGCGGCACCGAGGTCGCCACGCTCTCGCTCCCCGGCCTGCGCCTGGAAGGCATCACACCGGCCGTCGGCCCGAGCTCGGCGGACCCGGGCCGGCGGGTCCTCTACGGTGCGGCGGCGGTCCGCGACGGCGGCTGGACCTATGTCTTCGGCAGCGACGACCCGCCCTCGTCACCGGCCTCCAGCGCCTATCTCGCCCGGGTCCCGGCCGGGCGGCTCGGGGACCGCGGAAGCTGGCGGTTCTGGGACGGCGCCCACTGGCAGCGGCGGGCCGGGCGGGCCGCGCCGGTGCTGCGGGACGGCGGCCGGCGCGGCGTGGGCAGCGCCTTCACCGTCGTCCGCGACGGCCCCGCCTGGGTGCTGATCACCATGGACACCGGGGGCGGCGGCGCGGCCGGGATGCGGTCCCTCACCAGCTACTGGTCCTGCTCGCCCCACGGCCCCTGGCACGGGCCGAACGGCCGGCTCACCCCGCCCCGCCCGCCGGCCGCCGACCCGCAGTACGTCGCCGCCTACAACCCGCAGGCGCATCCCGAATTCACCGCGGACGGCGCGCTCGTGCTCAGCTACGACATCAATTGGCTCGGTCCGCCCGGCGTCCCGGCCGACCCCCGGCTCAACGGCGATGTGGATCTGTACCGGCCGCGGTTCCTGCGGATCCGGATGGGCCCCGCCGGGCGGTGA